The window AACTAAACAAAATGTTAAGTGAATGAGAAAAAGCAAAAGAAAGAATGGAAACAATTGGTAAACAAATTAAAAAGGGACAAAACCCTTTTTCAAGTTGAATGAAATAAGCAATTTTAATATTGCTTTTTTTATTTATATAAAGTATGTATAATTATTTATAAAATCAATATTAAATGAGATATCTGTGGGTTTATTTTTATTAGTTATTTTTATTTTGTTAGCTATAATGGTTGGTCTAACAATTCATGAGATTGGTCACTTTGTATTTGCTAAACTTTTTAAAGTAAATGTTAAAGAGTTTGCAATAGGAATAGGGCCTAAAATTTATAGTAAGCAATTTACTAACATTAAATTTTCCATCAACTTATTACCTATCATGGCATTTGTAAGAATTGATAGTAAAAAATCTTTACAGGTTTTTGGTGAACTTAGAGATGAGTACCAAAAAGAGGCTGATGAATATTATTTACAACATAAAGAAATTTTAGATGGATGTGAAAAATATATAACCATTGAAAAAAATGGACAACTTAGAAAACAATCAACATGACATGTTAGAGCAAAGTATAATAGCTATTTAAAAAAGATTGATAAGTATGCTAATTTTTCAAGAAAAATTGATGGGACTTTGATAATTGATGAAGTTCCAAAATGACAACAATTAATAATCTATTTTGGTGGAATCTTTTTTAACTTAATTTTGTTTGGACTTTTTTATTTAATCCAAGTAACAGCATTAAATAATAACTCAAATCCTTTTATTCAAATTGGGGATTCATTCTTAACAATTTTAAAAAACATGGTTTTCTATAATGCTTGAACAACAGGACCAAAAGCACCAGGAACTTCATTTGGTAGTGTTGCTGAAGTAGGGGGGGCAAGGTGGAATAAGTTCCAACCAATTACCACTAGTAATAGTTAACTACTTTGCATTATTTAACTTAATGCTATTCCTATTTAACTTCATTCCTATTCCACCATTAGATGGATATAAAATTGTTTGTACAATATTCTCAGGTGCTAAGAAAATGAAAATTCCAGATAAAGTAAAAACTTATTTTGAAATATTTGGAATGCTATTAATGATTTACATTTTTATAACTGCAATAGTTGCAGACTTCTTATTATAGAAATTGAAATATTAAGTGATAAGTCACTTAATATTTTTTTTATTCATTTTTTATATCTTATTAGTTTTTGAAATTATAAATAAGTCTTGATGACGATTAATAATATTTATAACAGTTACTAGTTACAAGACATTAACAATAATCTAATGTCCTTAAAGATTAATGGAGTAAATATAGAAATAGAATAAATTTAGGATATAGATGGTATTTAACATGAATAAAAAATCAAAAAAAATAATTTTGTCCACTACAAGTTCAGTTTTAAGTATTGCAACTGCTTTATCAATTGCATTACCAATAACTAACAATGCAATAAAAAATTATTCTATTACCAATGTTTCTTCAACCAATCAAGTAACAACAGAAAGTAAAATTATTCCATCTGAAGTTAATGATCAGAATGCCAATATTTCTACCAATAATGGGCCAGTAACATTTTTAGGAAATAAAATTACTGCTCTTGATTGATTTGGTAATGAATTATGATCAATAGATTTTTCTCAAAAAGTTCCAGATAAAGATGGTGCAACTCCTGGGAACAATTATGATGGAGCCTGAAAACGTGCGTGATTTAATTGAGACTACAATAGAAGCACTGACACTATATGGGTTTTAGGTTCTTGATCAGTTAAAAATAATAAGCAACCCTTATTTGAAATAAAAGCTGCAGATGGAACCATTACTAAGACTCATGAAATAAATTATGCAGAATTTACAAGTTCTTTGGGCCAAGCAAATAATTCTAATGTTTATCGTTTTGTCTCTGCACTTTCTTCTGGAAAAGTAATGGTATATGGAGGGGCTGGAACTACATATAATGGTAAAGCAATTTTATATGATCCTAAAACTTTGAAAGGTACAGTGCTTAATGGTAATTCATCAGATGATAAAATTTTACCTCTAAAGAATACTAGTTATGGTTCTGACTACAAATGGTATTTTTTCAATTTAATTCCTGTTGCAACAAATAGAAACATTGTTGAAGTAGTTACTTTTGCAAATAAGGAAACTTCAGGAGATGCAGGTAATGGATTAGCCAACTACAATGTTTATTTTTTACTTGTGGATGATGAACTTAATATGGTTTACAACCAAAATACAAATAATCCATGATCTAAACATGTTTTAGTGGCAAATGGTATTTCTGGGTATAGAAACTCTAAAGTTACACCACAACGTGATTACTACTCACTATTAGATGGAAGAGTTGTAACAGTAGTTTATAATACTGCTATTATTATTGATGCAAAAAATTCTAATGATATTAAGTATGGGACTTATCCCGTGTCTGAAAGTAAGTGGATTAAATCATGAGCATTCGATTCAAATCAAAACTTATACTTTAAATTTAAAGATGAATCAAATATTTATAAGGTGTCAGGTTCTGTGTGACAAACTATAAATAATAACACTACATCAATTCCTCTTTATGTATATTTAGATCTTAAAGGTATAGGAAGTACAAGTGCATATGCAAATGATTTAATTATGTACAATGTTTATGGCTATACTGGCCAGTTAATGATGATTAATTCTAAATATAATAGTTTAGTTAATACAAGTAATTCAAATATAACAACTGACAATAACCCACAGAATTATGGTTTAGCATTAGCTGTTACGCAAAATGCTAATCTACAAGATAAAGGTGACTACAAAGGGATATTAAATGGGCCTGACACTTTTCAAAAGGCTTCAGACTTTGAACTTAGTAGTTCAGCTTTATCATCTAAAATTCCAAGTGAAATTACTAAAGATGATATAGAAACTTCAAATGGTGGTTTCATGAAAGATTCTACAGATTTCACTATAAAATCTATGGATGATAAAACTGGAAGTATTCAAATAGAATGTAAGTTATATCAAATTCCTTGATTTACTACTTCTTTACCCGAAGGTATTACACCTAAGATTATTACTAAACAATATACTACAACTAAAAAGATAGCTGATAAAACATCATGAAAAACTTTGACTACTTCTACAGATTATGATTTCTTAAATATGAAACCATCTAAAATCACTGAAGAAGATGTAACTAATTTAGATCCCTTCCAAGTTTCTTTCCAATCACAAACAATTGTTGATAGCACAGGCAAAATCTTATATCCTAAAAAAACATATTCTGTAGGAACTAAAAATGATTCTAATGGACAAGTAGAAGTAAAAATTAAATATGAATATATCCCAATGGGAATAACATATTCAAATGATACTAAAGCAACAACTTATGATGCTAGTCATACATATACAGTATTTAATAGTTCAACTACTCCTGCATTTAAATTCATGGGTCAAAACGGAAGCAGCAGTTCAATTGATATAAGCAAAGTTTCAGAACTAAAAAATTTACTAAGTGCAGACACACTACCTTCTTCATTTTTGAGTTTAAACTCTTCATCAGATAAAACAAATTCAGCATTCCTTCAATTCATTAACACTAATGAAAGTAAAGGTTACCCAATTTCTAAAATGAAGTTTACTGTAACTGCAAATGATAACTCTGGTTCATTAACAATAAAAGCCGATATGCCAGCATCTTATTCACCTGAAAATACAGCAAAGAGTTTTAGTGTTACTTATACAGGATTAAATAGAGCTTCAAACTATAGTTTTAGTTTTAAAGATGTAACTAAAATTGGAACTCAAAATATAAATGCTATTCTTCCATCAGCAGTAACTGATGGAGACATCATTAATAACTTCCTACAATACAATGGTTTTAATTCAAATGACTTTTCGATTGTTAAAACTGTAAATGATGAAACTGGAGAATTGACAGTAGCAATAAACTTAGATAAAACATATGCTACTGCAATTGGAAACAGTGGACATGGATTTAATAACTATACTGCAACAAAAGTATTTACTGGTTTCATGACTAAAGATGAATACAATAAAAGATTTGATGTTCAATTTTTAAGCGATACTGATAATAAGTTAATTCAATTAAAACAAATGCAAGCAGCAAAAATTTATGAAAGTTTTAAAGGTACTTCTCCAACAAGTTTGCAAGTGGGTAATCAAACTTATAGTGACTTAAAAGATTTAATTAAAAAACTATTAGTACAAAGTTCAGGAACTTCAATTCCAGCAGATTGAAGTGATAGTTCAATAACTGCTGATATGTATATAGATAATGCACAAGGAACAATTAGCTTCTATGTAAAAATACCACAAGATAAAATAACTGGTAGTAATAGTGATATTAACTTAGTTGTAAACTATACTGGTTTTGTTAAAGGTAATATAGACAACACTAGTGATAATTTATCTTTCATTGCTGATAACATGTTAAAAAGTTATTTGATAAGTAATGGTGATACTACAGAAGAAGATTTTAATAAATTTACTCCTGATACTTTTGCTAAATGATTAGAAGATTCAAATTACCAAAAAGCTTTAAAACTTATTTCATATAAGAGTGGTCAATATGAAGATTTATTAAATACTAGTAAATATAAAATATCTGTAATTGCTAATGAAACTCAAAGAACAGTTTCAGTATTCATTCTTTTTAGTGATGTAACAGATCCAAAATCATTAAAAGAATATTCAGTAACTTATACTATTTAAATTAAACAAATGAAATATTGAGTTAAAAAAATAACTCGATATTTTTTTATTTATTAAATATGTGTAAGGAGATTTAAA is drawn from Malacoplasma penetrans HF-2 and contains these coding sequences:
- a CDS encoding site-2 protease family protein, which translates into the protein MGLFLLVIFILLAIMVGLTIHEIGHFVFAKLFKVNVKEFAIGIGPKIYSKQFTNIKFSINLLPIMAFVRIDSKKSLQVFGELRDEYQKEADEYYLQHKEILDGCEKYITIEKNGQLRKQSTWHVRAKYNSYLKKIDKYANFSRKIDGTLIIDEVPKWQQLIIYFGGIFFNLILFGLFYLIQVTALNNNSNPFIQIGDSFLTILKNMVFYNAWTTGPKAPGTSFGSVAEVGGARWNKFQPITTSNS
- a CDS encoding site-2 protease family protein, with product MLFLFNFIPIPPLDGYKIVCTIFSGAKKMKIPDKVKTYFEIFGMLLMIYIFITAIVADFLL
- a CDS encoding lipoprotein 17-related variable surface protein; the encoded protein is MNKKSKKIILSTTSSVLSIATALSIALPITNNAIKNYSITNVSSTNQVTTESKIIPSEVNDQNANISTNNGPVTFLGNKITALDWFGNELWSIDFSQKVPDKDGATPGNNYDGAWKRAWFNWDYNRSTDTIWVLGSWSVKNNKQPLFEIKAADGTITKTHEINYAEFTSSLGQANNSNVYRFVSALSSGKVMVYGGAGTTYNGKAILYDPKTLKGTVLNGNSSDDKILPLKNTSYGSDYKWYFFNLIPVATNRNIVEVVTFANKETSGDAGNGLANYNVYFLLVDDELNMVYNQNTNNPWSKHVLVANGISGYRNSKVTPQRDYYSLLDGRVVTVVYNTAIIIDAKNSNDIKYGTYPVSESKWIKSWAFDSNQNLYFKFKDESNIYKVSGSVWQTINNNTTSIPLYVYLDLKGIGSTSAYANDLIMYNVYGYTGQLMMINSKYNSLVNTSNSNITTDNNPQNYGLALAVTQNANLQDKGDYKGILNGPDTFQKASDFELSSSALSSKIPSEITKDDIETSNGGFMKDSTDFTIKSMDDKTGSIQIECKLYQIPWFTTSLPEGITPKIITKQYTTTKKIADKTSWKTLTTSTDYDFLNMKPSKITEEDVTNLDPFQVSFQSQTIVDSTGKILYPKKTYSVGTKNDSNGQVEVKIKYEYIPMGITYSNDTKATTYDASHTYTVFNSSTTPAFKFMGQNGSSSSIDISKVSELKNLLSADTLPSSFLSLNSSSDKTNSAFLQFINTNESKGYPISKMKFTVTANDNSGSLTIKADMPASYSPENTAKSFSVTYTGLNRASNYSFSFKDVTKIGTQNINAILPSAVTDGDIINNFLQYNGFNSNDFSIVKTVNDETGELTVAINLDKTYATAIGNSGHGFNNYTATKVFTGFMTKDEYNKRFDVQFLSDTDNKLIQLKQMQAAKIYESFKGTSPTSLQVGNQTYSDLKDLIKKLLVQSSGTSIPADWSDSSITADMYIDNAQGTISFYVKIPQDKITGSNSDINLVVNYTGFVKGNIDNTSDNLSFIADNMLKSYLISNGDTTEEDFNKFTPDTFAKWLEDSNYQKALKLISYKSGQYEDLLNTSKYKISVIANETQRTVSVFILFSDVTDPKSLKEYSVTYTI